One window of the Bos indicus x Bos taurus breed Angus x Brahman F1 hybrid chromosome 8, Bos_hybrid_MaternalHap_v2.0, whole genome shotgun sequence genome contains the following:
- the CD72 gene encoding B-cell differentiation antigen CD72: MAEAITYADLRFVKAPLKKSNSSRLGHDPETDEDGELTYENVPPGTGGPSSLASSGLRDKAGAQSEQPTAAWSPVTSPAAGRILWCHAACMRYLVLGLLLTCLLCGVAATCLGVRYLQVSRQLQQMNRVLEATNSSLRQQLSQKITQLGQREEDLQGSRRKLAQSQETLQVEQKAGQATRQQLQACQSDGEKTKEALRNKETERMNLEQRLNSMQERLQPFFKCSTPGSCCPLGWIQNERSCFYISVTKRNWMESQSHCKSLSSDLAKISDSSYPYAISQISIRNLRKVVPQGEYWVAHRNPFWQPDHTKHSWYPSPKCPTLETKWANLDSKTDSSCHLPLPSICEMSAFRSPDRDHSLH, translated from the exons ATGGCTGAGGCCATCACCTATGCAGACCTGCGGTTTGTGAAGGCTCCCCTGAAGAAGAGCAACTCCAGCCGGCTAGGACACG aCCCAGAGACTGATGAAGATGGTGAACTCACCTATGAGAATGTGCCTCCAGGCACAGGAGGACCCTCAAGCTTGGCCTCCTCTGGATTACGGGATAAAGCAG GGGCTCAGTCGGAGCAGCCAACAGCTGCCTGGAGCCCCGTGACGTCACCAGCTGCCGGGCGGATTCTCTGGT GTCATGCAGCCTGCATGCGGTACCTGGTTCTGGGCCTGCTCCTCACCTGCCTGCTGTGCGGGGTGGCTGCCACCTGCCTGGGAGTGCGCT ATCTGCAGGTGTCTCGGCAGCTCCAGCAAATGAACAGGGTTCTGGAAGCCACCAACAGCAGCCTGAGGCAGCAGCTGAGCCAGAAGATAACCCAgctggggcagagggaagaggaTTTGCAGGGATCCAGGAGGAAGCTGGCCCAGAGTCAGGAAACACTACAGGTGGAACAGAAGGCTGGCCAGGCTACCAGACAGCAGTTGCAGGCCTGCCAGTCTGACGGAGAGAAGACGAAAGAGGCCTTGAGAAATAAGGAGACAGAGAGGATGAACTTGGAGCAGAGGCTGAACAGTATGCAGGAAAGGCTACAACCCTTCTTCAAGTGCTCCACCCCAG GTTCCTGCTGTCCCTTGGGATGGATACAGAATGAGAGGAGTTGCTTTTACATCTCAGTTACTAAGAGAAATTGGATGGAAAGCCAAAGCCACTGTAAATCTCTGTCTTCTGATTTGGCCAAAATCAGCGACAGTTCTTATCCATATGCA ATTTCTCAGATTTCTATCAGAAACTTACGGAAGGTGGTGCCACAAGGTGAATACTGGGTTGCCCACAGAAATCCGTTCTGGCAGCCTGATCATACAAAACATAGTTG GTATCCCAGTCCAAAATGTCCCACGCTAGAAACCAAGTGGGCGAATCTGGACTCAAAGACAGATTCATCCTGtcaccttcctcttccctccatcTGTGAGATGTCAGCTTTCAGGTCTCCAGACAGGGACCACTCTTTGCACTGA